Proteins encoded together in one Methanobrevibacter sp. window:
- the cobA gene encoding uroporphyrinogen-III C-methyltransferase, with the protein MVVYLIGAGPGDADLITLKAVKALNKADVVLYDYLANEEILAHAPDSAERIYVGKKAGEHYKTQDEINELIIEQAKSHENVVRLKGGDPFVFGRGGEEILALMEHDIKFEVIPGVTSAIGAPTSLGLPVTHRAVATSLTVVTGHEDPTKAESQVHWDYTADTLIILMGIGNIKENTAEIMKYRSADTPVCAIESGTLPDENIVFGTLRDISDKKINTPAILIIGDVVKLYKDIYDYQGD; encoded by the coding sequence ATGGTAGTTTATTTAATTGGTGCAGGTCCGGGGGATGCTGATTTAATAACACTTAAAGCTGTAAAGGCATTGAACAAGGCTGATGTCGTTTTGTATGATTATTTGGCTAATGAGGAAATATTGGCCCATGCACCCGATAGTGCAGAAAGAATATATGTCGGTAAAAAAGCGGGCGAACATTATAAGACACAGGATGAAATCAATGAATTAATCATCGAGCAGGCTAAAAGCCATGAAAATGTTGTAAGGCTTAAAGGAGGAGATCCTTTTGTCTTTGGTCGTGGCGGTGAAGAGATATTGGCTTTAATGGAACATGATATCAAATTTGAAGTAATTCCTGGAGTGACTTCAGCTATTGGAGCGCCGACTTCACTAGGGCTACCTGTAACTCACAGGGCAGTTGCAACATCACTCACTGTTGTAACTGGTCATGAGGACCCAACAAAAGCAGAAAGTCAAGTTCATTGGGACTATACTGCAGATACATTAATTATTTTAATGGGAATTGGAAATATCAAGGAGAACACTGCTGAAATTATGAAATATCGCTCAGCCGACACTCCGGTTTGTGCCATTGAAAGCGGAACATTGCCTGATGAAAATATAGTTTTCGGTACATTGCGTGATATTTCGGATAAAAAAATCAACACTCCTGCTATTTTAATTATTGGGGATGTTGTAAAGCTTTATAAGGACATTTATGATTATCAAGGTGATTAG